The Cuculus canorus isolate bCucCan1 chromosome 5, bCucCan1.pri, whole genome shotgun sequence genome window below encodes:
- the CSRP3 gene encoding cysteine and glycine-rich protein 3, with the protein MPNWGGGAKCGACEKTVYHAEEIQCNGRSFHKTCFLCMACRKALDSTTVAAHESEIYCKTCYGRKYGPKGIGFGQGAGCLSTDTGDHLGLNLQQGSPKSTRPSTPTNPSKFAKKMVDVDKCPRCGKSVYAAEKIMGGGKPWHKTCFRCAICGKSLESTNVTDKDGELYCKVCYAKNFGPKGIGFGGLTQVEKKDECE; encoded by the exons ATGCCGAACTGGGGAGGTGGAGCCAAATGCGGTGCCTGTGAGAAGACTGTGTACCACGCTGAGGAAATTCAGTGCAACGGAAGGAGTTTCCACAAGACATGCTTCCTCTGCA TGGCTTGCAGAAAAGCTCTGGACAGCACCACAGTAGCAGCTCATGAATCCGAGATCTACTGCAAAACTTGTTATGGGAGAAAATACGGTCCCAAAGGCATTGGCTTTGGGCAAGGGGCAGGATGTCTCAGCACTGACACTGGTGACCATCTGGGCTTGAATCTGCAACA GGGCTCCCCCAAGTCCACTCGCCCTTCTACACCAACTAATCCTTCCAAGTTTGCCAAAAAGATGGTAGATGTGGACAAATGCCCCCGCTGTGGCAAATCGGTGTACGCTGCAGAGAAGATCAtgggaggaggaaaa CCTTGGCATAAGACATGCTTCCGCTGCGCTATTTGTGGAAAGAGTTTAGAATCCACAAACGTTACAGACAAAGATGGAGAGCTGTACTGTAAAG TTTGCTACGCAAAAAATTTTGGTCCCAAAGGAATTGGGTTTGGTGGCCTCACTCAGGTGGAAAAGAAAGACGAGTGCGAATGA